ATTGGGCGCCTCGATCTGGTTGCTGCTGTTTGCCTATCAAGATGTGCCCTACAGCCATCAACTGTGGTGGCAGTTCACCCTCGACGCCAACGCCCCACGTGGCCTGCGCTCGTTGCTGGGCGCTGCGGTATTGCTGGTGATCGTCTCGCTGACCTGGCTGCTGCGCACTGCCCGCCCGGTGATTCACCTGCCGACCCCGGACGAACTGGAGCGCGCCAGCAAGATCCTGATGGCCTCGTCCCAGCCCGACGGCGGCCTGGCGCTGACCGGCGACAAGGCGCTGCTGTTTCACCCCAACGACGAGGCGTTCCTGATGTATGCCCGTCGCGGGCGCAGCTTGGTGGCCTTGTACGACCCGATCGGCCCGACCCAGCCACGGGCCGAGATGATCTGGCAGTTCCGCGACCTGTGCGACATCCACCACGCACGCCCGGTGTTCTACCAAGTGCGGGCCGAAAACCTGCCGTACTACATGGACATCGGCCTCACCGCGATCAAGCTGGGCGAAGAAGCCCGCGTCGACCTGAAACGCTTTGACCTGGAAGCCAAGGGCAAAGAGATGAAGGACTTGCGCTACACCTGGAACCGTGGCACCCGGGACGGCCTGTCCCTGGAGATCTGTGACCCGGGCACGGCGCCGATGGATGAATTAAAAGTCATCTCGGACGCCTGGCTTACCGGTAAGAATGTGCGCGAAAAAGGCTTTTCCCTGGGCCGGTTCAGCGACGACTACCTCAAGCACTTTCGTATCGCGATCATTCGCTTCGAAGGACGCCCGGTGGCCTTCGCCAACCTGCTTGAGACCTACAATCACGACCTGGCCAGCCTCGACCTGATGCGCGCCCACCCGGATGCGCCCAAGTTGACCATGGAGTTCATGATGGTCGGCCTGATTCAACACTATAAGAGTCACGGCTACGCCCGTTTCAGCCTTGGCATGGTGCCGCTGTCGGGCCTGCAACCGCGACGTGGTGCGCCGCTGACCCAACGCCTGGGTTCAATGGTGTTCCGTCGTGGCGAGCAGTTGTATAACTTCCAAGGTTTGCGCCGCTTCAAAGACAAGTTCCAGCCCGACTGGGAACCCCGTTACATGGCCGTGCCCGCAGGACTTGATCCGCTGGTGGCACTGGCCGATACCGCCGCCCTGATCGCGGGCGGCTTGACTGGATTGGTGAAACGCTGATGATTCGACGCTCCTGGCGGTATGTATTGGCCTTTGTAGTGCTGCTCGCCCTGGTCCTGGGCGGCGGCTTCTGGTTTTGGAACCGCCCTGCCCCGCAGCCGACCCTGGAGCAACTGCCCCAGGCCGATGGCTCAGTGATGACCCGCGTCACCCCAGCCGGCACGCCCAAAGCCCGCGTCGCCGTGGCGGTGATGGCCGAAGAAACCCTGACCGACAGCCAACTGCTGACCCTGAGCCAGGGTGGCAAGGCGCAGATCGTCCAGGTGATCCTGCCAAAAGATGACTGCAAGCTGCAGGAACAAGCGCTGCAAAGCGCCCTGGGCCAACTCAAGGGCCCGGCGACGCTGGTCAGCGGCATCGGCCCTGGCGCCGCTCTCGCCTGGCGCTGGTTGGCCGCACAGAACGACGACAAAGCCAACGCCATCTCCGTCGGCTTCGCCCTGGTGCAGGAAGGCTGCAAGGACCCGCTGCCGAAGACCGCCGCCCACGGCAACTGGCTGGTGGCCTGGAATGACAACCCTGACGACGAAAGCGCCAGTTTCGTACGCGATACACCGCGCGCCACCACCAGCATCAGCGACTACGACATTCACTACCCGCAAGTGCTGAACAACGAGCTGCGCAAGCAACTGGTAGGCTCGGACAATGGCGGCCTGGCGATTCCCGTGGTTGAAGTGCCGGCGGGCCAGGCCAAGGACACCGTGACCCTGTTCCTCTCCGGTGACGGCGGCTGGCGTGACCTGGACCGCGATGTCGCTGGCGAAATGGCCAAGATCGGCTACCCGGTGGTCGGCATCGATACCCTGCGCTACTACTGGCAGCACAAGACGCCCGAACAAAGCGCCAAAGACCTGACTGAGCTGATGCAGCATTACCGGCAGAAATGGGGCACCAAGCGCTTCGTGCTGACCGGTTACTCCTTCGGCGCCGACGTGTTGCCGGCGATCTACAACCGCATGCCGGAGAACGAGCAACAGCGTGTCGACGCGATCATCCTGCTGGCGTTCGCCCGCACGGGCAGCTTTGAAATCGAAGTGGAAGGCTGGCTGGGCAACGCCGGCAAAGAAGCCGCGACCGGTCCGGAAATGGCCAAGCTGCCGCCTGAGAAAGTGGTGTGCATCTATGGCGCCGAAGAAGTCGACGAGAGTGGCTGCACCGACAAGACGGCCGTGGGTGAAGCGCTGAAGCTGCCCGGTGGGCATCACTTCGATGAGAACTACCCGGCGCTGGCCCAGCGGTTGGTGGATATCATCGTCAAGCACCAG
The genomic region above belongs to Pseudomonas sp. S35 and contains:
- a CDS encoding AcvB/VirJ family lysyl-phosphatidylglycerol hydrolase — its product is MIRRSWRYVLAFVVLLALVLGGGFWFWNRPAPQPTLEQLPQADGSVMTRVTPAGTPKARVAVAVMAEETLTDSQLLTLSQGGKAQIVQVILPKDDCKLQEQALQSALGQLKGPATLVSGIGPGAALAWRWLAAQNDDKANAISVGFALVQEGCKDPLPKTAAHGNWLVAWNDNPDDESASFVRDTPRATTSISDYDIHYPQVLNNELRKQLVGSDNGGLAIPVVEVPAGQAKDTVTLFLSGDGGWRDLDRDVAGEMAKIGYPVVGIDTLRYYWQHKTPEQSAKDLTELMQHYRQKWGTKRFVLTGYSFGADVLPAIYNRMPENEQQRVDAIILLAFARTGSFEIEVEGWLGNAGKEAATGPEMAKLPPEKVVCIYGAEEVDESGCTDKTAVGEALKLPGGHHFDENYPALAQRLVDIIVKHQAKAE